The following are encoded together in the Nitrospiria bacterium genome:
- a CDS encoding transglycosylase SLT domain-containing protein: MEFLKVKKVFQVVGFLFIVSIFFPGISISESQEVSKERLSFWAKEGKRIKKLRIVSILKKFKTGLSETAQTEMAELIYSESYQYGFDPELILALVVKESSIYNWSKSRVGALGLMQIRPTTGRALAKAINIPWNGKKTLFKPHLNIKLGTHYLAKLVDRFGKIEVALTAYNYGPTRVARMLKKDQTLPKAYAHRILGTYQRFKELNQIQLVESWDPNDPVQTWDENGLGYLKV, translated from the coding sequence ATGGAATTCCTAAAGGTAAAAAAAGTTTTTCAGGTAGTCGGGTTCCTTTTTATCGTCAGTATTTTTTTTCCTGGGATTTCAATTTCGGAAAGCCAGGAAGTTTCCAAAGAGCGTTTAAGTTTTTGGGCCAAGGAAGGTAAGCGGATAAAAAAATTAAGGATTGTCTCTATTTTAAAAAAATTCAAAACAGGCCTTTCTGAGACGGCTCAAACCGAAATGGCTGAACTCATATATTCAGAAAGTTATCAATACGGTTTTGACCCGGAATTAATCCTGGCCCTGGTGGTAAAAGAAAGCTCTATATATAATTGGTCTAAATCTAGGGTGGGGGCTTTAGGTCTAATGCAGATTCGGCCAACAACCGGCCGCGCCTTGGCCAAAGCCATCAATATCCCCTGGAATGGAAAAAAAACGCTTTTTAAGCCCCATCTGAATATTAAATTGGGAACCCATTACCTTGCCAAGTTGGTTGATCGCTTTGGGAAAATCGAGGTGGCGTTAACTGCATACAATTATGGGCCAACCCGAGTAGCCAGGATGCTTAAGAAAGACCAAACTCTTCCAAAGGCCTATGCCCATCGAATTTTAGGGACTTATCAGCGTTTTAAGGAATTAAACCAGATTCAGTTGGTCGAATCGTGGGACCCCAACGATCCGGTCCAAACATGGGATGAAAATGGTTTGGGGTATTTGAAAGTTTAA
- a CDS encoding transposase produces TVISDNGFYSETNVGVCEKNKITPYIAFGRDQHNQPLMDRFREPLPVSDDADAITKMKYRLQTRAGKKLYAKRKSTVEPVFGIIKAVMGFRQFLLRGIELVQGEWDLVCIAWNLKRLHALS; encoded by the coding sequence TACGGTCATTAGCGACAACGGCTTCTACAGCGAAACAAACGTCGGCGTTTGCGAAAAAAACAAGATCACTCCGTACATTGCCTTTGGCCGAGATCAGCACAACCAGCCGCTCATGGATCGGTTCCGTGAACCGTTACCTGTGTCAGATGATGCAGACGCGATCACAAAGATGAAATACCGTCTCCAGACCCGGGCAGGGAAAAAGCTTTACGCCAAGCGCAAGAGTACAGTGGAACCGGTCTTTGGCATTATAAAGGCAGTCATGGGCTTCCGACAATTCTTGTTGCGAGGCATCGAGTTGGTACAAGGCGAATGGGACTTGGTCTGCATCGCCTGGAACTTAAAAAGGCTACACGCCTTAAGTTGA